In the Magnetospira sp. QH-2 genome, one interval contains:
- a CDS encoding trans-aconitate 2-methyltransferase, whose protein sequence is MPGDARHWDDVYGQKASYEVTWFQSRHILSLALIEQSGIGLPDGLIDVGGGPSTLVDDLIEQDYENLTVLDLSAKALESAQSRLGAMAKAVTWVQGDITQWTPDQVYALWHDRAAFHFLTDPARQEAYIATLKAALPQGGWVVMATFALDGPEKCSGLPVQRYSPESLTDRLGQGFELVESRFEDHRTPNGGNQHFSYALIRFQ, encoded by the coding sequence GTGCCTGGGGACGCTCGTCACTGGGACGACGTCTACGGCCAAAAAGCCAGCTATGAAGTCACCTGGTTCCAATCCCGCCACATCCTATCTCTGGCGCTCATCGAACAAAGCGGTATTGGTCTTCCCGACGGCCTGATCGACGTGGGCGGCGGCCCCTCGACCCTGGTGGATGATCTGATCGAGCAGGACTATGAAAACCTGACCGTTCTGGATCTGTCGGCCAAGGCCCTGGAGTCGGCTCAGTCGCGGTTGGGAGCGATGGCAAAGGCGGTGACCTGGGTGCAAGGCGATATCACCCAATGGACACCAGATCAGGTCTATGCCTTGTGGCACGACCGGGCGGCCTTCCACTTTCTCACCGATCCGGCGCGGCAAGAAGCCTATATTGCCACTCTCAAGGCGGCGCTCCCGCAAGGCGGTTGGGTGGTTATGGCTACTTTTGCCTTGGACGGGCCGGAGAAATGCAGCGGTCTGCCCGTGCAGCGTTACAGCCCCGAAAGCCTGACGGATCGTCTGGGGCAGGGGTTTGAACTGGTCGAAAGCCGGTTCGAGGACCATCGCACACCCAATGGCGGCAACCAGCATTTTTCCTATGCATTGATTCGTTTCCAATAA
- a CDS encoding hemolysin III family protein, with protein sequence MYVESFPRSEERLNAASHCFGAVLAVIGLVFLILDANDGGRDGSLPAAIVYGTAMVFLFLFSALHHALINPGIKQILLALDHCGIYLLIAGTYTPFSLLMPAGQAWELLAIIWGLAFIGMAVQGVAFLTGRSEPYERFAFLFYLAMGWIPVLWASGDLFGALQAGGIALLVAGGLAFSVGVVFYLWKSLPYGHAVWHLFVVAGAACHYFSIFYYVIGVEVG encoded by the coding sequence ATGTATGTGGAATCTTTCCCCCGTTCCGAGGAACGTTTGAACGCTGCCAGTCATTGCTTTGGCGCGGTGCTAGCCGTGATCGGACTGGTCTTTCTGATACTGGACGCAAACGACGGGGGGCGGGACGGCAGCCTGCCCGCCGCCATCGTGTACGGGACCGCGATGGTGTTTTTGTTCCTGTTTTCTGCGTTGCATCACGCGCTTATCAATCCTGGAATCAAGCAGATCCTGCTCGCCCTTGATCACTGCGGGATTTATTTGCTCATTGCCGGGACTTACACGCCGTTCAGCCTGTTGATGCCTGCCGGGCAGGCATGGGAACTGCTGGCCATTATCTGGGGTCTGGCTTTCATTGGCATGGCGGTTCAAGGGGTGGCGTTCCTCACCGGGCGTAGCGAGCCCTATGAGCGCTTCGCCTTCCTGTTCTATCTGGCCATGGGTTGGATTCCCGTATTGTGGGCCAGTGGGGATCTATTCGGAGCGTTGCAGGCGGGGGGCATCGCCCTGTTGGTGGCGGGCGGACTCGCTTTTAGTGTCGGGGTTGTTTTCTATCTATGGAAAAGCCTGCCTTATGGCCATGCGGTATGGCACCTGTTCGTCGTCGCCGGCGCGGCCTGTCACTATTTTTCCATTTTTTACTATGTGATTGGGGTGGAGGTGGGATGA
- a CDS encoding ankyrin repeat domain-containing protein: MIQDHGPAMLLVAALLVSFLVALPGSMARSADRPPLIAAIDSPDRQMYAASPAQLATVKSLLAQGVEVNATDPDGRTALHWAAWLHYPKIAALLLAAGAEVKARDHRGWTPLHWAMIGSQPQVPAILIDHGAPVEAQNEKGATPLHLAAQYGHTHPMKPIVQQGVTPDPRDHLGETPLHKAAHHGQEEAAKYLIDQGADLEVRNHQGATPWDLAEQQGKRHMGAILSPVAWVNPCPNQASECPITPDLCRQHPTICDSPRTYRSPPGTPPCNGAVTVDSTCSWLNRERLIECLTAWDLSACG, from the coding sequence ATGATCCAGGACCATGGCCCGGCAATGCTGCTGGTGGCGGCATTGCTGGTTTCCTTTTTAGTGGCCCTGCCGGGGTCGATGGCTCGGAGCGCGGATCGCCCGCCCCTGATCGCCGCCATCGACAGCCCCGATCGCCAGATGTACGCGGCCAGCCCGGCGCAGCTTGCCACGGTCAAGTCGCTCCTGGCCCAGGGCGTGGAAGTGAATGCCACAGATCCCGATGGACGAACGGCGCTGCACTGGGCCGCCTGGCTGCACTATCCGAAGATCGCCGCGCTTCTTTTGGCCGCCGGGGCCGAGGTGAAGGCCCGCGACCATCGCGGTTGGACCCCGCTGCATTGGGCCATGATCGGCAGCCAGCCACAGGTCCCGGCGATTCTCATCGACCATGGAGCCCCCGTGGAGGCCCAAAATGAAAAAGGCGCCACCCCCCTGCATCTGGCCGCCCAATATGGTCACACCCATCCTATGAAGCCGATTGTGCAACAAGGAGTGACGCCCGACCCGCGGGATCACTTGGGGGAAACCCCCCTGCACAAGGCGGCCCACCATGGCCAAGAAGAAGCGGCCAAATACCTGATTGACCAGGGCGCGGACCTCGAAGTCCGAAATCATCAAGGCGCCACCCCTTGGGATCTGGCCGAACAACAAGGCAAGCGCCACATGGGCGCCATCCTCTCGCCGGTTGCATGGGTCAACCCCTGCCCCAACCAGGCGTCCGAGTGCCCGATCACGCCGGACCTGTGTCGGCAGCACCCGACCATCTGCGACAGCCCGCGAACCTACCGCTCCCCACCCGGCACGCCACCCTGCAACGGTGCCGTAACCGTGGATTCAACCTGTTCGTGGTTGAACCGGGAACGGTTGATCGAGTGCCTGACCGCCTGGGATCTGTCGGCGTGTGGATAG
- the rpiA gene encoding ribose-5-phosphate isomerase RpiA, producing MSDQQNNEKKLAGQAAADLVQDGMLVGLGTGSTVNFFLHSLGNRVKKGLKIKGLPTSERTAALCHELGIELTDFASVDKLDMAIDGADEIDGDFQMIKGGGGALLREKIVASAADHVVIMVDGSKRVETLGQFPLPVEIVKFGHQQAERRVQELGIPYAMRLVDGEPYVTDNGNYILDCQMDSIIAPAAMHDQLNSITGVVDNGLFIDLCHTLVVATGDKVEVLPKG from the coding sequence ATGAGCGACCAACAAAACAACGAGAAAAAGCTGGCCGGACAGGCGGCGGCGGACCTGGTGCAAGACGGCATGCTGGTCGGGCTGGGCACCGGATCGACGGTCAATTTCTTTCTGCACAGCCTCGGCAATCGGGTCAAAAAAGGCCTGAAGATCAAAGGCCTACCCACCTCGGAGCGCACGGCTGCCTTGTGCCATGAACTGGGCATCGAACTGACCGACTTCGCCTCGGTGGACAAGCTGGACATGGCCATCGACGGCGCCGATGAAATCGACGGCGACTTCCAGATGATCAAGGGTGGTGGCGGCGCGTTGCTGCGCGAGAAGATCGTCGCCTCGGCCGCCGATCATGTGGTGATCATGGTCGATGGCTCCAAGCGGGTTGAGACCCTGGGCCAGTTCCCGCTGCCGGTGGAGATCGTCAAGTTCGGTCACCAACAGGCCGAGCGCCGGGTGCAGGAACTGGGCATCCCCTATGCCATGCGCCTGGTGGACGGCGAGCCTTACGTCACCGACAACGGCAACTACATCCTCGATTGCCAGATGGACTCCATCATCGCTCCGGCGGCCATGCATGACCAGCTCAATAGCATCACCGGCGTGGTTGACAACGGCCTGTTCATCGATCTCTGCCACACGCTGGTGGTGGCCACGGGGGACAAGGTGGAGGTCCTGCCCAAGGGATGA
- a CDS encoding YihY family inner membrane protein: MSQDTKAKAPKAKLKSAAPLGLPGQVLARYKNDQGLRQAASLSYTSLLSLIPLLTIAFAMLAAFPGFEGVREQILAFLLDNLVMQDRDQIEVYFNNFLSNAGKMGAVGVVGFAVTALLLLSTIEGAMNGIFRVSRPRPILVRVLIYWALLTLGPVLLGSSFTLSGYVTTLLKFDGAEALAGPLGKLAIAGPTLITMLAFMLFYMAMPNRPVNWKHALTGAVVASLLFAFLRWAFALYVISFPSYKAVYGAISSIPIFLIWMYLSWAVILFGATVTATLAERRGRHHLLNQGFSEHGRRLWLAANLLKLMDEKSHGEGGDIQRRTLIDAAGAGDMEVDRMLDLLADEDYITRTENNRWVLARNAESTTLADLHKILDLPLGPLPAITEQTPAWAGRMMHRLERSEKTQAAFLSTPLREIFHGDDLPAEDEPQHSNPAIDLMGPALKTSDLRPAPTEEEPIDVEPEILEPLAENDPADGLRVDPTLRPDLPEDRR, encoded by the coding sequence GTGAGCCAGGATACAAAAGCCAAGGCACCGAAGGCAAAATTGAAATCCGCCGCGCCACTGGGCCTACCGGGCCAGGTGTTGGCGCGCTACAAAAATGACCAGGGGCTGCGCCAGGCCGCGTCGTTGAGCTACACCTCCTTGCTGTCGCTCATCCCGCTGCTGACCATCGCCTTTGCCATGTTGGCTGCCTTCCCCGGGTTCGAAGGGGTCCGGGAACAGATTCTCGCCTTTCTGCTCGATAACCTGGTGATGCAGGATCGCGACCAGATCGAAGTCTATTTCAACAATTTCCTGTCCAATGCGGGCAAGATGGGGGCCGTGGGCGTGGTCGGCTTCGCGGTCACCGCCCTGCTTTTGCTCTCGACCATCGAAGGCGCCATGAATGGCATCTTCCGAGTTTCCCGCCCGCGCCCGATCCTGGTGCGTGTTTTGATCTATTGGGCGCTGCTGACCCTGGGCCCGGTGCTGCTGGGATCATCCTTTACCCTGTCGGGCTATGTGACCACGTTGCTCAAGTTCGATGGTGCCGAAGCCTTGGCCGGTCCTCTGGGCAAGCTGGCCATCGCCGGACCGACCCTGATCACCATGCTGGCCTTCATGCTGTTTTACATGGCCATGCCCAACCGGCCGGTGAACTGGAAACACGCGCTCACCGGGGCGGTCGTGGCCAGTCTGTTGTTTGCCTTTTTGCGCTGGGCTTTCGCGCTCTATGTGATTTCCTTTCCGTCCTACAAGGCGGTCTATGGCGCCATCTCGTCGATCCCCATCTTCTTGATCTGGATGTACCTGTCCTGGGCGGTCATCCTGTTCGGGGCCACGGTAACAGCGACCCTCGCCGAACGGCGCGGACGGCATCATTTACTCAATCAGGGATTCTCGGAACATGGTCGGCGTTTGTGGCTGGCCGCCAACCTGCTCAAGCTGATGGACGAAAAAAGCCACGGCGAGGGAGGCGATATACAGAGGCGCACATTGATCGACGCCGCCGGAGCCGGGGACATGGAAGTGGACCGCATGCTCGACCTTCTGGCCGACGAGGACTACATCACCCGCACCGAGAACAACCGCTGGGTTCTGGCCCGCAACGCGGAAAGCACCACCCTTGCCGATCTGCACAAGATCCTGGATCTGCCCTTGGGCCCCCTGCCCGCCATCACCGAGCAGACCCCAGCCTGGGCCGGACGGATGATGCACCGCTTGGAGCGTTCCGAGAAGACCCAGGCTGCCTTCCTTTCCACGCCCCTGCGCGAGATCTTTCACGGTGACGATCTGCCCGCCGAGGATGAACCACAGCATTCCAACCCGGCCATCGACCTGATGGGTCCGGCGTTAAAAACATCGGATCTGCGCCCCGCGCCGACGGAAGAAGAGCCGATCGATGTGGAGCCGGAAATTCTCGAACCTCTGGCCGAGAACGACCCCGCCGATGGGTTACGGGTCGATCCGACCTTGCGACCTGATCTTCCCGAAGATAGGCGTTAA
- a CDS encoding thymidylate synthase has product MKQYLDLLRHVRETGVHRGDRTGTGTQGVFGYQMRFDLSEGFPCTTTKKLHLKSIIHELLWFLAGDTNIRYLKDNGVRIWDDWADENGELGPVYGHQWRSWPTPDGGTVDQIASVVRQIRDNPESRRIIVSAWNVADVDRMALPPCHCLFQFYVSEGKLSCQLYQRSADIFLGVPFNIASYALLTMMMAQVTGLKPGEFVHTFGDAHLYSNHLEQADLQLTRAPRPLPTMTLNPAVTDIFGFRYEDFELSGYDPHGHIKAPIAV; this is encoded by the coding sequence ATGAAACAGTATCTGGACCTTCTCAGACACGTCCGCGAAACCGGCGTCCATCGGGGCGACCGCACGGGCACCGGCACCCAGGGGGTGTTCGGCTACCAAATGCGCTTCGATCTGAGCGAAGGCTTTCCCTGTACCACCACCAAAAAGCTGCACTTGAAGTCGATCATTCACGAGTTGCTCTGGTTCCTGGCCGGTGACACCAACATCCGATATCTCAAGGACAACGGGGTCAGAATCTGGGACGACTGGGCCGACGAGAACGGCGAGCTGGGCCCGGTTTACGGTCATCAGTGGCGCTCCTGGCCCACGCCCGACGGCGGCACGGTGGATCAGATCGCCAGCGTGGTGCGGCAAATCCGCGACAACCCGGAATCCCGGCGGATCATCGTCAGCGCCTGGAACGTGGCCGACGTGGACCGCATGGCCCTGCCGCCCTGCCACTGCCTGTTCCAGTTCTATGTGTCCGAGGGCAAACTCTCCTGCCAGCTCTACCAGCGCTCGGCGGATATCTTCCTCGGCGTACCCTTCAACATCGCCTCATACGCCCTGTTGACCATGATGATGGCCCAGGTCACCGGCCTGAAGCCGGGGGAGTTCGTCCATACCTTCGGCGATGCCCATCTCTACAGCAACCACCTGGAGCAGGCTGACCTGCAATTGACCCGCGCCCCCCGGCCTTTACCGACCATGACCCTCAATCCCGCGGTGACGGATATCTTCGGCTTTCGGTATGAGGACTTTGAACTGAGCGGCTATGACCCGCATGGGCATATCAAGGCGCCGATTGCGGTTTGA
- a CDS encoding glutathione peroxidase, translated as MTRLVPYITMALLMLGGLLFGLMANPALAANAHGFTFVSIDGDPLPLAKYKGKALLVVNTATECGNTHQLGDLQKLWETYKDKGLVLVGVPSDDFGQEPRDNKAIKDFCETNFSVDFPMTELTAIKGAKAHPFYKHAVAQLGDKSEPSWNFHKFLVGPDGKMVDYFGTGAQPLGGKLEQAVQAVLP; from the coding sequence ATGACCCGTTTGGTTCCCTATATCACCATGGCTCTGCTGATGCTTGGCGGGCTGCTGTTTGGTCTGATGGCCAACCCGGCCCTGGCGGCCAATGCCCATGGCTTTACCTTCGTCTCCATCGATGGCGATCCGCTGCCGCTGGCCAAGTACAAGGGCAAGGCGTTGCTGGTGGTCAATACCGCCACTGAATGCGGCAATACCCATCAACTGGGCGATCTGCAAAAGCTTTGGGAAACATATAAGGACAAAGGTCTGGTGCTGGTCGGTGTGCCGAGCGACGATTTCGGCCAGGAACCGCGTGATAACAAGGCCATCAAGGATTTCTGTGAAACCAATTTTTCAGTGGATTTCCCCATGACCGAACTGACGGCCATCAAGGGCGCCAAGGCTCATCCGTTCTACAAACACGCGGTGGCGCAGTTGGGTGACAAGTCCGAGCCCAGTTGGAACTTCCACAAGTTCCTGGTCGGCCCGGATGGCAAGATGGTGGACTATTTCGGCACCGGGGCCCAGCCCCTGGGCGGTAAACTGGAGCAGGCGGTACAGGCGGTGCTGCCCTAA
- a CDS encoding DUF4169 family protein, whose amino-acid sequence MAELVNLRQARKQKARAAKEKKAAANRAKFGRGKVEKLKDRVAASKAEKDLDGKKRET is encoded by the coding sequence ATGGCCGAGTTGGTCAATCTGCGTCAGGCGCGCAAGCAAAAGGCCCGCGCCGCCAAGGAAAAAAAAGCGGCGGCAAACCGGGCGAAGTTCGGGCGCGGCAAGGTTGAAAAATTGAAAGACCGCGTGGCGGCTTCCAAGGCAGAAAAAGATCTGGACGGCAAAAAGCGGGAGACCTGA